The genome window AAATAGTGTGTCCACTTAACAATTATGTTGTGCAAGCTAATTCACTGTCCCAAAATTCTGTCCTGCAAGATAACACAAAAAAGAAACAGACCTGCCAAGTCAAAAAGATGTCATGTAATATTATACTTTTCAGCAGTAAAAAGATAAGAGCCAAATATGTTCTGCAGACAAACCTGAATTCTGGCTAcacacctccttttttttttttttttttttttaaatctcactgatcaaataatttttttctttcttctctgcttctgcttcaCAGCAGAGAGTTTCAGAGAAACCTGCCTACAGCTAAGGAGGAAGACAAAATTATGAATTCTTCAGGGACTGATTTGCTCCTATCATGTCTGTTCCCTAAGTTTAAACAAGTCAAAACCCCATAGTTTAGAATAGAAGGACCTTCATACACAGAAGGAGAATTGTGGAACACAAGTCACTAGAAACTAGGGATGCGAACGTATAACCATACAAACAGTTAACTAATAAGCCTGGGCTTGTCAATTAACATTCACACTCAGGCTTCCgagggagccggctgccaccctgcactgctgcttctgatactgctgtttgctgtacatgccagctgctttttggagtggtgcagggccagggcaggagtaagcctgccttaatcccactgctccatcacccagaagctgtctcagttaaacagtgcccagccaaacctgcttcctgaacctcctcctacacccaacctcctgccccagacatgaatcatcctgcacccaaactcctttccaaACCCTGCACCTTGAAACTGCTCCTagatcccaatcccctgccctgggctaaatccagagcccctcccacactctaaacTCATTGGCCTAAGACCAGAGCATGCACTCCAAGCCTGcagcccagcctggtgaaagtgcaCGAGGATGAAGGAGttagggagatggagtgagcaggtgaGGTGTTGGAGTGAGGGTGCAGCACGAGCAGAGCCTCTAAGAAGGGGCGGGAAATAAATGGGGCAAGAGTATTTAggttttgaggtagatcttaaattgcacttaaattgaaaaagtgatcttgtggttagaaaggttagagaccactacTCTACAGCAAGCTAGTCCTAAATTCTTTATCAAAATACCAACTTCCTGCAACAGCTTCAGATAATTTTTTAATATACAGGTTTTTTAATGAACTAAATATCAAAATGAATGTAATCAATATTGTAGCACATGCCTGTTTTGATGCTAAATTTGACTTTATATTGTTGCTAAGTTTTCAGTGTGCCACAGATATTCATCTTTAGGTTTCAGTATTAGCAACCAGGAAGATATattgcactctatccacagctattttggctcttagtctctaaggctgtgtccagactcagcaGACCTGaggcagtggctgaatcaggacgcctgaggcagagcagctggggtgctgccgggttggtccggagcagcgctgcgggaccaacccggcagcctccagctgctctaccccaggggtaggcaagaaaagcctggtctgcttggggggggcactagctgcaccccccctccccccagcagaccagggagatgggggtggggacgcccaagtcctccacggctttgctccgtctccctggtctgctgacctgggagacatggagcaaagccgcagagcacacgggcagcgggacagtccaggcacgccgcgctgtcccactgctggcgtgctccgaggctttgctccccatctccctggtctgctggtcaaaccagggagacggggagcaaagcctcggcacacgcccgcagcgggacagcccgggcgcgcttgagctgtccccttgctggcttcccccgcggctttgctccgcgacttcctggtctgcagaccagggagacgcggagcagcttttcttgccccagagtacacgggcggcgggaccgcgaggtcctgcagtccgtgtcctccagggcgagaaaagccgcgttcgtaactgcggatccgacataagtcggggactgcctgtataagcacAGTAATACTTATGGTCAGAACCTGAATGTAGAATTATTCTTAGGAAGCTCTAgcgctgttgctacacttcaaaggcggaggtgccctattGAATAATCGAATAGTTGTTGCAaactgcatcaactattcaattagtcaattagtcaaaatttaacatccctaatccaaaccTTCAAATTTTTCACTCCACTAAAAATGTGTCATTTTAGACTACATATGTTTAAAAGACAGTATATATCAGTGCACATACACAGGATCTGAACAAATCTTAAATCAGAAATTAATTCAATACCAGAAAAGTTAAGTTAGCTTCCCGAACAGTTTTCTTTTTCTCATCTTTAGATTCTCTGCTTTGGGAGGAAGAACGACGTTTGCCTTTTGATGACCGACCAGGAGAACGAGATCTGGATCTGCTACTACTGCGTCTGGAAGGAGAACTTGAAGAAGAATTGCTTTTTCGAGGTTTAAATGATGACACAGACTGAAAGAAATAGGAAACATTAAACATGATTTGTAAAGCTTTAGTAAATGATGGAGTAAATTTAGTCAAAGATACAGTTATTTTAGCTATTTCTCAATGTACATTTGTACCATTGAAAACATCTAATACCTAcaaaaatttaaacatttttgtagTAAATTTAGGACTCAAAGAACTCAATTGTCAGTTCTAGTAACCGAACAGGTAGAACAGAAACAATGGCAATGCAAAGCTTTCTTACTCAGCTAATACTCcacaagaccaagatggagggACAATCTCATTAGTATTTAGTCCCTAGTCATTACTAGCTCATACTTAAGCTAGGGACGTGATAGTGTACACtaggggcaggcaataatttttggtgggaagccactaagattttggtaagtgatcaagggctgcaggTCTAGGATGTGAGGTCtaggctgggtacagaagggcaCTGGGGTAAGGGACTGCAGTGTAGGAAacggtgtggggtctgagaaggtgtttgggtgaaggagtagGCTGAGACTtggggcagggaaatggggtgcaaggtctgggtgcaggagaggattctggcctgtagGAGGGAGTacagaatctgggagggagttgtgacctggggcagagggattgcagagggtttggatggtgatgtGAGGGAGAGAGTTGGGCCTATTTGAAACCCTAGGGGTGGGCAGGCATCAGCCTGcccacttctaaaagcccctcccccagccttgcaggagggATGACTGGACCTAGGGATCAACTGATTccaggggacaaataatgaaaaacacagTCACGGGGTGCAGGACAGAGGTTCAAAACAATGGagccagatggggacactgagcagaggaCCTTGGACaacacccactgctcctcaaagctattgatggagccagtggacgcagcccagaggaactctgcccagatatgTGAAATTAggcaggaacggaaataggccccactgtcgcagagaaccccctcatcCAGCATCCTCCTGGTGTTATAGATAGCAGCttttgccagggccaggaggaagtTGACGAGGAGGCCTCgagactttgtggggccacggatggggtgtgcataaataaaaagctgtggggaaaagtgcagccagaacctcaataagaggttctggaggagctggaatAGGGGCTTCAACCTGGTGCATTCTAGGTATCTCTACGTGCCAGGGTTTCCCTCGCCGCAGAAAGGACAGGTTGTCTGGGATAGTAGTGAACCGCGCCAGGTACATGCCCATGCTCACGGCTccatgaaggagccgccaactgatgccCCCGATGGGCCGTGGGATCAAGGTGGAATACAAGCTGGCCCgctggggttccccaccctcaacaGGTCTTAAATAGTCCTGCCATTTGGTGTCAGGGCAGGACACAAGGGTGAGGAAATGCAGTGTGTGGAGCACAAGCGTGTACAGATAGTCCCTAGGCATGGTTCGAAAACAGACCAACTGCAGATCTGGCAGCTGGCTGGGGATCCAGGGGTGCGGaatctgggggggaaggggagggtcatGAAACGGGGCCCAAGAAATGGGGTCAGATGACTTGCAGTGAGGGAGGGAATTGGGACGAGTGAGGGGtaggggtgccagaagcaggctttgTCTGGGAGACACTTAATTAAGCATATCCGGGCTCACAGCACTCCCAAGGCAAGCTGAGTGCCCtttctgctgcagctccagaccACCTGAAGATACAGGCTACTCCCTCTATGGATTGGGGAAGAGGCTTTCACTAGCCCCATCTGCCAGGTCAATCTCTCACACCTCTGATTGGCTTGACTTTTTCCAGCCAACAGGAACaaaaacataagaactgccatactgggtcagaccaaaggtccatccagcccagtgccctgtctgctgacagtggccaatgccaggtgtcccagagggagtgaactgaacaggtaatgatcaagcgatctctttCCTGCTATCCATCACcgccctctgacaaacagaagctaaggacaccattccttagccatactggctaatagccattaatggacttaatctccaggaatttatctagttgtcttttaaaccctgttacagtcctagccttcacaacctccaaggagttccacaggttgactatgtgccgtgtgaagaagaacttccttttatttgttttaaacctgctgcccattaatttcatttggtggcccctagtttttatattatgggaacaagtaaataacttttccttattcactttctccacaccacttatgatttcaTATAAttcttatcatatccccccccttagcctcctcttttccacggtgtctctttaatctctcttcagatggaacccgttccaaaccccaatcattttaattgcccttctctgaactttttctaataccagtatatcttttttgagatgaagaaactacatctgtacgcagtattcaagatgtgggcgtaccatggatttatataagggcaataagatattctccgtcttattatctattccttttttaattattcctaacatcgtgtttgcttttttgactgccgctgcacactgcatggacctcttcaaagaactatccacaatgacgccaagatctctttcctgattagttgtagctaatgtatagttggggttattttttccaatgggcattactttacatttatccacactaaatttcatctgccattttgttgcccaatcacttcatTTTCtgagttcttcacagtctgctttggtcttaactatcgtCTGCAATCTttcccacctcactgtttacccctttcttcagatcatttataaataggttgaataggattagtcccagtatggacccttgcaggacaccactagttacctccctccattctgaaaattcaccatttattcctaccctttgtttcctgtcttttaaccagttatcaatccatgagtgGACCTTCCCTCTGATTCCATGAcagtttactttgcttaagagatgttgatgagggaccttgtcaaaggctttctggaaatctaaatacactaaatctactggatcccccttgtccacatgtttgttgaccccttcaaataACTGAGGGTACTTCTACAGTacagagctaattcgaactaacttagttcgaattagttaatttgaactaagctaattcgaactaacacatctagaactaaaaactagttcgaattagcgttttgccaattcgaactagcgcgtccacactgattggacgcaggggggcatataagggcggctgaaaccggttctggcagggcatcaggtcagtagttgctttgtgtggctgctgtctgaggctcgtgcttaaagggacccccctcccccccggacagctggttctcagcttttcctgcttgcttgccaacctcgccgagggacagcaaagcattgatctctgcgcccgtgtgtgtcggtgcttcccttcagggacgccgccgcaggtggcaacatggagccagagctcgccctgcaccttctggtgcactttctggacttgctgctgcaagcctgccagcaatggctcgaggctgcctggcaacacctggtgcacgtcaaccccctgcctctccgcctggccgccctgggggccgtggaggagccacggcAGCGccccggcgtgccccgccgcgtctggcgtctggacaccagcagcgactggtgggaccgcatcgtcctggagcgctgggaagaccgacagtggacccagaacttcaggatgaggagggacaccttcctggagctctgcgagtggctcgcccctgctctgtgcagaagggacactcgcatgaggcccgccatccccctccagaagcgggtggccatcgccctctagaagctctccacgccggacagctaccgatccgttgggaaccagttcggcgtggggagatccaccgtcggagtggtgctcatgcaggtatggcactcgtcggccactgcgccgggaggagaggggggctgcaaggaggggatgggccgccccagggacaaaggggggggagagaggaggagaaagcaccccgcaccggaaggggtcggtctgtcccggccgtactacacgccgccaggggggttgcttccgggagtggggcacggggcactgccagggcacgaatgctcccagccacccgggtgccccactgattggcgctttgctgtctctctccccgcatgtggtcaaggccatcaaccgggtgctgctccgcagggtggtccgctttgccgacctggacgccgtcatccggggattcggcaccctcggcttccccaactgaggggggccatcgacgggacgcacatccccatctgtgccccggaacaccaggcgtcccggtacgtcaaccgcaaggggtacttctccatcctcctgcaggccgtgtgtgaccaccggggacagttcacggacattaatgtgggctggtccggcaaagcacacgacgcccgggtgtaccgcaactcctccgtgtgccagcggctgcaggacgggaccttcttccccgaccgccacatcagggtcggggacgtggacatgcccgtgtgcctggtgggggatgccgcctacccactgcagccgtggctgatgaagccctacacggggcacctcaatccctcccgccaggccttcaatgccaggctgaccagggcccgcatcgtggtggagggggccttcgggtgactgaaagcccgctttcgacgcctcctcacccgtctggacctggccgagcacaacatccctcccgtggtggcagcatgttgtgtgctccacaatttatgtgagcgaaagggagaggctttcctgccagcctggatggctgaggctgaccgcatggctgccCACTACGGTCAGCCTCGCGCCGcagccgtccgggaagcccagcggggggccgtccggatctgggaagccctgcgggagagcttccaggtggaggaggaggactgacctctccctgcatgccccactggggccttccttccaccctacccccttccgctttcccctccctacctactgtcaaataaagacacctgtttttcaaacaaaaacgtctttttattttacataactggggtggggggagggagggaggaagggaaaggaaagctcaggggtgggggtccggctgcctctcctgtctcgcaacactgcgggtccgggggcgttggtggggaatggttgtggaggaagcaggagcaggagggggagcaggaggaggagcggggggggggaggagcaggaggaattgggaagcggttgagcaggctctggagatggccttgcagggcacggccctgctcctccagtgcctccaagctcgtccgcgcagcctcaggtcctcctggacccagtggtcctggagacggagctgttgctccaggaaccggaggtgccgcctctggtactcctcctggttcctggctctcctgcttgcccgggcgcgggcggctgctgcaggcggggtggtgcgccctgtagtcccaggtgctgcggctgtggtgaaacaagaacagcggtcaattaccccaggggcccaggtgtgtgaaacccagctcccctctgcaaggccagggcccctgcaggatccccagctgctgctccgtgatgggcaaggcccaggcgcacggtcccggggctccctctcgccccagcctccCGTACACATAatgggagcatgatggtactcacaggtggatgcctccccggcctcggacgacacaggcgagcggctctgtggggtgcctcgggggtcctcggtaggctgccggcaggctcctggctctcggagccctcctcctcctccatctcttggagcggtccctctgccccggggtctatcacgtcccggggggcagggacggcatgagtcccgaggaggcggtccagagcctggaagtgggggcacgcctccgggtcggcccctggcaggcaggcccgggagtaggactgccgcaggtcctttattttgcagtgcacctgctcccagctgcgctggtggcccctggcggccaggctggcagccatgcagccgtagactgccgcgttcctgtggctagtgcggagatcgtggacattgaaggcttccccccaaacctcgatgaggtccacgatctccgcactagaccacgcgggcgcccgcctcttgtggctccgggcagggtcctgggagccgccaggctggtcccgggaagagggggagggctgggtggcatcgggtggctggctcatggatgtcagctgctgggtgtgctggcacgggtgctggcagccttgcaactggcacaaactgtgtagccagcccgtggccctttaagggctccggggccgggaggggggcagtagagtttgcctggtgtt of Pelodiscus sinensis isolate JC-2024 chromosome 3, ASM4963464v1, whole genome shotgun sequence contains these proteins:
- the LOC142828031 gene encoding uncharacterized protein LOC142828031, producing MTASRSAKRTTLRSSTRLMALTTCGERDSKAPISGAPGWLGAFVPWQCPVPHSRKQPPWRRVVRPGQTDPFRCGVLSPPLSPPFVPGAAHPLLAAPLSSRRSGRRVPYLHEHHSDGGSPHAELVPNGSVAVRRGELLEGDGHPLLEGDGGPHASVPSAQSRGEPLAELQEGVPPHPEVLGPLSVFPALQDDAVPPVAAGVQTPDAAGHAGALPWLLHGPQGGQAERQGVDVHQVLPGSLEPLLAGLQQQVQKVHQKVQGELWLHVATCGGVPEGKHRHTRAQRSMLCCPSARLASKQEKLRTSCPGGRGVPLSTSLRQQPHKATTDLMPCQNRFQPPLYAPLRPISVDALVRIGKTLIRTSF